Proteins from one Setaria italica strain Yugu1 chromosome V, Setaria_italica_v2.0, whole genome shotgun sequence genomic window:
- the LOC101758688 gene encoding loricrin-like: MGGDGWLRRRSAVACAAGRCGGDGAAQGGDFYAGRESWRRGCRRQEGRMRLAARRGGIAGMGGVDQEGRAGGAAAVQGGTATDSSVGRGCCGGGWRSGGGGWRSGGDAGWDGDG; encoded by the coding sequence atgggcggcgacggctgGCTGCGCAGGAGGTCGGCGGTGGCCTGCGCCGCAGGGAGGTGCGGTGGCGacggggcggcgcagggaggGGATTTTTATGCAGGGAGGGAGAGTTGGCGGCGCGGCTGCCGACGCCAGGAGGGGCGGATGCGgctcgcggcgcggcgcggcggcatcGCAGGGATGGGCGGCGTCGACCAGGAAGGGAGAGCTGGGGGCGCGGCTGCGGTGCAGGGTGGGACGGCAACGGATAGCAGCGTAGGGAggggctgctgcggcggcggctggcgaagcggcggcggcggctggcgaagCGGCGGCGACGCAGGGTGGGACGGCGACGGCTAG